The Desulfurellaceae bacterium genome includes a region encoding these proteins:
- a CDS encoding glucose 1-dehydrogenase — MAGRLDGKVALVSGGASGIGAAHARIFAAEGAKLVAGDLQEDKGRAVVEAVNANGGEAVFVNLDVTRQADWERAVGEAVSRFGKLTTLINNAGIYWPRGTEEETLEGWNTMISVNQTGVWLGMKAAVPAMREAGGGAIVNISSLYGLIGSPGSITYHATKGAVRLMTKSAALEYVKAGIRVNSIHPGQIDTPILSGLTPEQNEQIKAATPMGRLGRPEEIAYGSLYLCSDEAAYTTGTELVIDGGWFAQ; from the coding sequence ATGGCAGGACGGCTGGACGGAAAAGTGGCCCTGGTGTCGGGCGGAGCGAGCGGTATCGGAGCGGCTCATGCGCGGATTTTTGCCGCCGAGGGGGCCAAGCTGGTGGCCGGCGACCTTCAGGAGGACAAGGGCCGGGCGGTGGTCGAAGCGGTCAACGCAAACGGCGGCGAGGCGGTCTTCGTCAACCTGGATGTGACCCGGCAGGCGGACTGGGAGCGTGCCGTCGGCGAAGCGGTATCACGCTTCGGCAAGCTGACCACGCTGATCAACAACGCCGGCATCTACTGGCCGCGGGGCACCGAAGAGGAAACGCTTGAGGGTTGGAATACCATGATTTCGGTCAACCAGACCGGCGTGTGGCTGGGGATGAAGGCGGCGGTGCCGGCCATGCGCGAGGCGGGCGGTGGGGCGATTGTCAATATCTCCTCTCTGTACGGCCTGATCGGCAGCCCGGGCTCGATCACCTACCACGCCACCAAGGGAGCTGTTCGGCTGATGACCAAGTCGGCCGCCCTGGAGTACGTCAAAGCAGGCATCCGGGTCAACTCGATTCATCCGGGCCAGATAGATACGCCGATTCTCAGCGGTCTCACTCCAGAGCAGAACGAGCAGATCAAAGCCGCAACGCCAATGGGACGCCTGGGCAGGCCGGAGGAGATCGCCTACGGTTCGCTCTACCTGTGTTCGGACGAGGCGGCCTATACCACCGGCACGGAACTGGTGATCGACGGCGGCTGGTTTGCCCAGTAG
- a CDS encoding SDR family oxidoreductase, which produces MDLSGKTALVTGSSSGIGRGIALAFAQQGANVVITGRNQERIAQVVREAEASGGRAVGLSADVASFGEVQAMVEQARAALGPIDILVNNAGVFATRPLHDMTETEWDDMLAVDLKSVFNCTRAVIDDMRASGWGRIVCITGLVGNVGYANTAHVAAAKAGVHGFVRALAREAIDAGITVNAITPGLIDTPILAGISEAQMAVFTQEIPAGRIGTVEEIAAATVYFSSDAAAYTTGQILNISGGGVV; this is translated from the coding sequence ATGGATCTGAGCGGAAAAACAGCCCTGGTGACGGGGTCGAGTTCGGGCATTGGACGGGGGATCGCCCTGGCCTTTGCCCAACAAGGTGCCAATGTCGTTATCACCGGTCGCAACCAGGAACGCATTGCCCAGGTTGTGCGCGAGGCCGAGGCCAGCGGCGGCAGAGCCGTGGGGCTCAGCGCCGATGTCGCCAGCTTCGGCGAGGTGCAGGCCATGGTCGAGCAGGCCCGGGCCGCGCTCGGTCCGATCGACATTCTGGTCAATAACGCCGGGGTGTTTGCCACCCGTCCGCTGCACGACATGACCGAGACCGAGTGGGACGACATGCTGGCCGTGGACCTCAAAAGCGTCTTCAACTGCACGCGGGCCGTGATCGACGACATGCGCGCCAGCGGCTGGGGACGCATCGTCTGTATTACAGGCCTGGTCGGCAATGTGGGCTATGCCAACACTGCCCATGTGGCTGCGGCCAAAGCCGGGGTGCACGGCTTTGTCAGAGCCCTGGCGCGTGAGGCCATTGACGCGGGGATTACGGTCAACGCGATTACGCCGGGGCTGATCGACACGCCCATCCTGGCCGGCATCAGCGAGGCCCAGATGGCGGTCTTTACCCAGGAAATTCCGGCCGGCCGGATTGGCACGGTCGAAGAGATCGCGGCCGCAACTGTGTATTTCAGCTCGGACGCCGCAGCCTATACCACCGGGCAAATCCTGAATATCAGTGGCGGCGGAGTGGTATAA
- a CDS encoding pyridoxamine 5'-phosphate oxidase family protein yields MNRQSQIQLTPEEQRAYLVEATTMTLCTIDKNGYPHAVAMSYMVKDGCIYMTSFKKAQKVVNARRNPKVTVMIESGDAYDQLRGLMIRGDCEVIDDPQEVWNVMREVRQFRGGEAPAPPEDAVLKERAKKRAILKITPVKTSSWDHTKLPTGTY; encoded by the coding sequence ATGAACAGACAGAGCCAGATCCAACTCACCCCGGAAGAGCAGCGGGCCTACCTGGTCGAGGCCACAACCATGACCCTGTGTACCATCGACAAAAACGGCTATCCCCACGCCGTTGCCATGTCGTATATGGTCAAAGACGGCTGCATCTACATGACCTCCTTCAAGAAGGCGCAAAAGGTGGTCAACGCCCGCCGCAACCCCAAGGTGACGGTCATGATCGAGTCTGGAGACGCCTACGACCAGCTCAGGGGTCTGATGATCCGCGGCGACTGTGAGGTCATTGACGATCCCCAAGAGGTCTGGAACGTGATGCGTGAGGTTCGTCAGTTTCGGGGTGGCGAAGCGCCCGCCCCTCCAGAGGATGCGGTCCTCAAAGAGCGAGCCAAAAAACGGGCGATTCTCAAGATCACCCCGGTCAAAACCTCAAGCTGGGATCACACCAAGCTGCCCACAGGGACGTACTGA
- a CDS encoding LLM class flavin-dependent oxidoreductase, translating to MARIGVAFAGGMSPTEIVECVRLAEELGYESAWVAEGHGGDQFAILSACAVQTERILLGTSISSIFVRSVPTIAMAAASVDHLSGGRLILGLGSSHKVQVEPEHGVVYRKPVQRMRESVEIIRTLLRDGQVSYQGQEVNIDSFDLWFEPLRRDIPIYLSAVFPRMLETCGELAQGTILVWSTLESGRQAAEHVAVGARRAGRDPAEVDIVSLLPCSVAEDRREAMDRLRPAAAFYAGFFPRYNRLMAESGFAEAAAAIRQAWLTGDREGATRLVPDDMVQALSLAGPAADSRERLEAYRESGIRLPVIFPVGGEPDGKARVMEAIRACAP from the coding sequence ATGGCTCGTATCGGGGTAGCGTTTGCCGGCGGCATGTCACCAACAGAGATTGTTGAGTGCGTCAGGCTGGCCGAGGAGCTGGGCTATGAGTCGGCCTGGGTCGCCGAGGGGCACGGCGGGGACCAGTTTGCGATCCTGTCGGCATGTGCCGTACAGACCGAGCGGATTCTGCTCGGTACCAGCATCAGCAGCATTTTTGTCCGCAGCGTGCCGACGATTGCCATGGCTGCGGCCAGCGTCGATCACCTGTCTGGGGGACGCCTGATCCTGGGGCTGGGCTCCAGCCACAAGGTCCAGGTCGAACCGGAGCACGGCGTCGTGTATCGCAAACCCGTCCAGCGCATGCGCGAGAGCGTGGAGATCATCCGTACCTTGCTGCGCGACGGACAGGTGTCGTACCAGGGTCAGGAAGTCAACATCGACAGCTTTGACCTGTGGTTTGAGCCGCTGCGGCGCGACATCCCGATCTATCTGTCGGCCGTTTTTCCGCGCATGCTGGAGACCTGCGGCGAACTCGCGCAGGGCACGATCCTGGTCTGGAGCACCCTGGAATCCGGCCGTCAGGCTGCCGAACACGTAGCCGTGGGCGCCCGCCGGGCGGGGCGCGATCCGGCCGAGGTCGATATTGTGTCGCTGCTGCCGTGCAGTGTGGCCGAGGACCGGCGGGAAGCGATGGATCGGCTGCGACCGGCCGCCGCCTTCTACGCCGGGTTTTTCCCGCGCTATAACCGCCTGATGGCCGAGAGCGGTTTTGCCGAAGCGGCCGCCGCCATCCGCCAGGCCTGGCTCACCGGCGACCGCGAAGGTGCGACACGGCTCGTCCCGGATGACATGGTCCAGGCCCTGAGCCTTGCCGGTCCGGCGGCAGACAGCCGGGAGCGGCTCGAAGCGTATCGGGAGTCGGGCATTCGGCTGCCGGTCATTTTTCCGGTTGGCGGCGAGCCGGACGGCAAGGCAAGGGTCATGGAGGCGATTCGGGCCTGCGCGCCGTGA